From Candidatus Zixiibacteriota bacterium, a single genomic window includes:
- the tssG gene encoding type VI secretion system baseplate subunit TssG, translating into MAGDAGIPTTSVAEALRVRAPHFAFMQAMWLLRRAYGDAPEPGFQGPPSEEFVRLRPSASLAFPPGEIEDFTDDSPTPPARRLTSTFLGLYGAHSPLPNFYSELVLQRIADDDNHALRAFLDIFNHRLLSLLYRGLLKYRGHLLFERHARDECSWRLFALSGFDQPEARPQTGVPAPMLLRFAGLWSQSPRSASAVGAILRTLLHPLPVRIAQCVPRWVYLRDDQRTRLGAHACRLGDDCTIGARVPDCTGKFRIQVGPVNLETYRRFLPGQQLLDTVRRLAGLAASDALAHDVEITLDRGDTAHLGVRLGQEGALGWTAGFFERSTTEVAITFS; encoded by the coding sequence ATGGCCGGCGATGCTGGGATCCCGACCACTTCTGTAGCCGAAGCGCTGCGGGTTCGCGCCCCGCACTTCGCCTTCATGCAGGCGATGTGGCTGCTGCGGCGCGCGTATGGTGATGCGCCGGAGCCGGGGTTTCAGGGGCCGCCCTCGGAGGAGTTTGTCCGTTTACGACCGAGCGCGTCGTTGGCGTTTCCTCCGGGCGAGATCGAAGACTTCACGGATGATTCCCCGACACCGCCGGCGCGGCGTCTGACGTCGACGTTCCTGGGACTGTATGGCGCCCACTCGCCGTTGCCGAATTTCTACTCGGAACTGGTGCTGCAACGAATCGCTGACGACGACAACCACGCGTTGCGCGCCTTTCTCGATATTTTCAATCACCGTCTCCTGTCGTTGTTGTATCGCGGGTTGCTGAAGTATCGCGGGCATCTTCTGTTCGAACGCCACGCCCGCGATGAATGCTCGTGGCGGCTGTTTGCTCTCTCCGGGTTCGATCAGCCCGAGGCACGTCCCCAAACGGGTGTGCCCGCGCCGATGCTATTGCGATTTGCGGGGTTGTGGAGCCAGTCGCCGCGTTCGGCGTCGGCGGTCGGCGCTATTCTCCGGACGCTGCTGCATCCGCTGCCGGTCCGAATCGCGCAATGCGTGCCGCGCTGGGTTTACCTGCGCGATGACCAACGCACGCGGTTGGGAGCCCATGCCTGCCGTCTCGGCGACGATTGCACGATCGGCGCGCGCGTGCCCGATTGCACGGGAAAGTTTCGTATCCAGGTCGGCCCGGTGAATCTTGAAACCTACCGCCGCTTTCTGCCCGGGCAACAGTTGCTCGATACAGTGCGCCGGCTGGCGGGATTGGCCGCCTCGGATGCATTGGCCCATGATGTCGAGATAACGCTGGATCGCGGCGACACCGCGCATTTGGGTGTCCGCCTGGGGCAGGAGGGCGCGCTGGGCTGGACCGCAGGATTCTTTGAGCGCTCGACAACCGAGGTGGCAATCACCTTTTCTTAA